A single genomic interval of Mycteria americana isolate JAX WOST 10 ecotype Jacksonville Zoo and Gardens chromosome 20, USCA_MyAme_1.0, whole genome shotgun sequence harbors:
- the KCTD20 gene encoding BTB/POZ domain-containing protein KCTD20 isoform X3 — protein MNVNCAGGTDWSRNLESSCSVENVTVAVHESEESNVVLGGHGPAAVPRTEGLDSECRHTACPVSPQIGSMLSAPEDTHNCHFQDGNKRQSEYFNTQERHGCCALSSSSNSQTVAPEKVTLVVDGTRFAVNPQIFTAHPDTMLGRMFGPGREYNFTRPNEKGEYEIAEGISSAVFRTVLDYYKTGIINCPDGISIPDLRDTCDYLCINFDFNTIKCQDLSALLHELSNDGAHKQFDSYLEELILPIMVDSARKGERECHIVVLTDEDTVDWDEDHPPPMGEEYSQILYSSKLYRFFKYIENRDVAKAVLKERGLKNIRIGIEGYPTCKEKVKRRPGGRSEVIYNYVQRPFIQMSWEKEEGKSRHVDFQCVRSKSLTNLVAVGDDVSEDHEVIMHHPPQVDELDRLNAPFSQMAVNDLPD, from the exons ATGAATGTTAACTGTGCTGGTGGGACAGACTGGTCAAGAAATCTGGAGTCCAGTTGCTCTGTGGAAAACGTAACTGTAGCAGTCCATGAGTCAGAAGAAAGTAATGTGGTGCTAGGAGGTCACGGCCCTGCTGCAGTTCCCAGGACTGAGG GTTTAGATTCTGAATGCCGACACACAGCTTGTCCAGTAAGTCCCCAGATCGGTAGCATGTTATCTGCTCCTGAAGACACGCACAACTGTCACTTCCAAGACGGAAATAAGAGACAGTCAGAATATTTTAATACCCAGGAACGCCATGGATGCTGTGCTTTGTCTTCAAGCAGCAATTCACAAACAGTGGCTCCAGAGAAAGTGACGCTTGTGGTAGATGGCACTCGCTTTGCAGTGAACCCACAGATTTTCACTGCTCACCCTGATACTATGCTGGGAAG AATGTTTGGACCAGGAAGAGAATATAATTTCACCAGGCCAAATGAAAAGGGAGAATATGAAATTGCAGAAGGAATTAGCTCAGCTGTGTTCCGGACTGTGCTG GATTATTACAAAACCGGAATCATTAACTGCCCTGATGGGATTTCCATCCCAGACCTTCGAGACACGTGTGATTACCTCTGTATAAACTTTGATTTCAACACAATCAAATGTCAAGATTTAA GTGCTCTGTTACATGAGCTCTCCAATGACGGTGCTCACAAGCAGTTTGATAGCTACTTGGAGGAGCTAATTCTGCCTATAATGGTGGATAGCGCAAGGAAAGGGGAACGTGAATGCCATATTGTCGTGCTGACAGATGAAGACACCGTGGACTGGGACGAAGATCATCCACCTCCAATGGGAGAGGAGTACTCGCAAA tcCTTTACAGTTCCAAGCTGTACAGATTCTTCAAGTACATTGAGAACCGTGATGTTGCAAAAGCTGTATTAAAGGAACGGGGCCTGAAAAATATTCGCATTGGCATTGAAG GATATCCCACCTGtaaagagaaggtgaagaggaggCCTGGTGGCCGGTCAGAAGTGATATACAACTATGTTCAACGGCCATTCATCCAGATGtcatgggaaaaggaagagggcaAAAGCCGTCACGTTGATTTCCAGTGCGTTCGGAGCAAATCTCTAACAAACCTGGTCGCTGTGGGTGATGACGTTTCAGAGGACCATGAGGTTATAATGCATCACCCCCCACAAGTAGATGAACTCGACAGGCTAAACGCACCCTTCTCCCAAATGGCTGTTAACGATCTACCAGATTAG
- the KCTD20 gene encoding BTB/POZ domain-containing protein KCTD20 isoform X4 has product MRLHSKSSSLRKRNQLLTSRRPSMNVNCAGGTDWSRNLESSCSVENVTVAVHESEESNVVLGGHGPAAVPRTEGLDSECRHTACPERHGCCALSSSSNSQTVAPEKVTLVVDGTRFAVNPQIFTAHPDTMLGRMFGPGREYNFTRPNEKGEYEIAEGISSAVFRTVLDYYKTGIINCPDGISIPDLRDTCDYLCINFDFNTIKCQDLSALLHELSNDGAHKQFDSYLEELILPIMVDSARKGERECHIVVLTDEDTVDWDEDHPPPMGEEYSQILYSSKLYRFFKYIENRDVAKAVLKERGLKNIRIGIEGYPTCKEKVKRRPGGRSEVIYNYVQRPFIQMSWEKEEGKSRHVDFQCVRSKSLTNLVAVGDDVSEDHEVIMHHPPQVDELDRLNAPFSQMAVNDLPD; this is encoded by the exons ATGCGGCTGCACTCTAAAAG CTCTTCTCTTAGGAAACGCAACCAGCTCCTCACATCACGGAGGCCCAGCATGAATGTTAACTGTGCTGGTGGGACAGACTGGTCAAGAAATCTGGAGTCCAGTTGCTCTGTGGAAAACGTAACTGTAGCAGTCCATGAGTCAGAAGAAAGTAATGTGGTGCTAGGAGGTCACGGCCCTGCTGCAGTTCCCAGGACTGAGG GTTTAGATTCTGAATGCCGACACACAGCTTGTCCA GAACGCCATGGATGCTGTGCTTTGTCTTCAAGCAGCAATTCACAAACAGTGGCTCCAGAGAAAGTGACGCTTGTGGTAGATGGCACTCGCTTTGCAGTGAACCCACAGATTTTCACTGCTCACCCTGATACTATGCTGGGAAG AATGTTTGGACCAGGAAGAGAATATAATTTCACCAGGCCAAATGAAAAGGGAGAATATGAAATTGCAGAAGGAATTAGCTCAGCTGTGTTCCGGACTGTGCTG GATTATTACAAAACCGGAATCATTAACTGCCCTGATGGGATTTCCATCCCAGACCTTCGAGACACGTGTGATTACCTCTGTATAAACTTTGATTTCAACACAATCAAATGTCAAGATTTAA GTGCTCTGTTACATGAGCTCTCCAATGACGGTGCTCACAAGCAGTTTGATAGCTACTTGGAGGAGCTAATTCTGCCTATAATGGTGGATAGCGCAAGGAAAGGGGAACGTGAATGCCATATTGTCGTGCTGACAGATGAAGACACCGTGGACTGGGACGAAGATCATCCACCTCCAATGGGAGAGGAGTACTCGCAAA tcCTTTACAGTTCCAAGCTGTACAGATTCTTCAAGTACATTGAGAACCGTGATGTTGCAAAAGCTGTATTAAAGGAACGGGGCCTGAAAAATATTCGCATTGGCATTGAAG GATATCCCACCTGtaaagagaaggtgaagaggaggCCTGGTGGCCGGTCAGAAGTGATATACAACTATGTTCAACGGCCATTCATCCAGATGtcatgggaaaaggaagagggcaAAAGCCGTCACGTTGATTTCCAGTGCGTTCGGAGCAAATCTCTAACAAACCTGGTCGCTGTGGGTGATGACGTTTCAGAGGACCATGAGGTTATAATGCATCACCCCCCACAAGTAGATGAACTCGACAGGCTAAACGCACCCTTCTCCCAAATGGCTGTTAACGATCTACCAGATTAG
- the KCTD20 gene encoding BTB/POZ domain-containing protein KCTD20 isoform X2 produces the protein MSRHSSLRKRNQLLTSRRPSMNVNCAGGTDWSRNLESSCSVENVTVAVHESEESNVVLGGHGPAAVPRTEGLDSECRHTACPVSPQIGSMLSAPEDTHNCHFQDGNKRQSEYFNTQERHGCCALSSSSNSQTVAPEKVTLVVDGTRFAVNPQIFTAHPDTMLGRMFGPGREYNFTRPNEKGEYEIAEGISSAVFRTVLDYYKTGIINCPDGISIPDLRDTCDYLCINFDFNTIKCQDLSALLHELSNDGAHKQFDSYLEELILPIMVDSARKGERECHIVVLTDEDTVDWDEDHPPPMGEEYSQILYSSKLYRFFKYIENRDVAKAVLKERGLKNIRIGIEGYPTCKEKVKRRPGGRSEVIYNYVQRPFIQMSWEKEEGKSRHVDFQCVRSKSLTNLVAVGDDVSEDHEVIMHHPPQVDELDRLNAPFSQMAVNDLPD, from the exons ATGAGCCGCCA CTCTTCTCTTAGGAAACGCAACCAGCTCCTCACATCACGGAGGCCCAGCATGAATGTTAACTGTGCTGGTGGGACAGACTGGTCAAGAAATCTGGAGTCCAGTTGCTCTGTGGAAAACGTAACTGTAGCAGTCCATGAGTCAGAAGAAAGTAATGTGGTGCTAGGAGGTCACGGCCCTGCTGCAGTTCCCAGGACTGAGG GTTTAGATTCTGAATGCCGACACACAGCTTGTCCAGTAAGTCCCCAGATCGGTAGCATGTTATCTGCTCCTGAAGACACGCACAACTGTCACTTCCAAGACGGAAATAAGAGACAGTCAGAATATTTTAATACCCAGGAACGCCATGGATGCTGTGCTTTGTCTTCAAGCAGCAATTCACAAACAGTGGCTCCAGAGAAAGTGACGCTTGTGGTAGATGGCACTCGCTTTGCAGTGAACCCACAGATTTTCACTGCTCACCCTGATACTATGCTGGGAAG AATGTTTGGACCAGGAAGAGAATATAATTTCACCAGGCCAAATGAAAAGGGAGAATATGAAATTGCAGAAGGAATTAGCTCAGCTGTGTTCCGGACTGTGCTG GATTATTACAAAACCGGAATCATTAACTGCCCTGATGGGATTTCCATCCCAGACCTTCGAGACACGTGTGATTACCTCTGTATAAACTTTGATTTCAACACAATCAAATGTCAAGATTTAA GTGCTCTGTTACATGAGCTCTCCAATGACGGTGCTCACAAGCAGTTTGATAGCTACTTGGAGGAGCTAATTCTGCCTATAATGGTGGATAGCGCAAGGAAAGGGGAACGTGAATGCCATATTGTCGTGCTGACAGATGAAGACACCGTGGACTGGGACGAAGATCATCCACCTCCAATGGGAGAGGAGTACTCGCAAA tcCTTTACAGTTCCAAGCTGTACAGATTCTTCAAGTACATTGAGAACCGTGATGTTGCAAAAGCTGTATTAAAGGAACGGGGCCTGAAAAATATTCGCATTGGCATTGAAG GATATCCCACCTGtaaagagaaggtgaagaggaggCCTGGTGGCCGGTCAGAAGTGATATACAACTATGTTCAACGGCCATTCATCCAGATGtcatgggaaaaggaagagggcaAAAGCCGTCACGTTGATTTCCAGTGCGTTCGGAGCAAATCTCTAACAAACCTGGTCGCTGTGGGTGATGACGTTTCAGAGGACCATGAGGTTATAATGCATCACCCCCCACAAGTAGATGAACTCGACAGGCTAAACGCACCCTTCTCCCAAATGGCTGTTAACGATCTACCAGATTAG
- the KCTD20 gene encoding BTB/POZ domain-containing protein KCTD20 isoform X1 has product MRLHSKSSSLRKRNQLLTSRRPSMNVNCAGGTDWSRNLESSCSVENVTVAVHESEESNVVLGGHGPAAVPRTEGLDSECRHTACPVSPQIGSMLSAPEDTHNCHFQDGNKRQSEYFNTQERHGCCALSSSSNSQTVAPEKVTLVVDGTRFAVNPQIFTAHPDTMLGRMFGPGREYNFTRPNEKGEYEIAEGISSAVFRTVLDYYKTGIINCPDGISIPDLRDTCDYLCINFDFNTIKCQDLSALLHELSNDGAHKQFDSYLEELILPIMVDSARKGERECHIVVLTDEDTVDWDEDHPPPMGEEYSQILYSSKLYRFFKYIENRDVAKAVLKERGLKNIRIGIEGYPTCKEKVKRRPGGRSEVIYNYVQRPFIQMSWEKEEGKSRHVDFQCVRSKSLTNLVAVGDDVSEDHEVIMHHPPQVDELDRLNAPFSQMAVNDLPD; this is encoded by the exons ATGCGGCTGCACTCTAAAAG CTCTTCTCTTAGGAAACGCAACCAGCTCCTCACATCACGGAGGCCCAGCATGAATGTTAACTGTGCTGGTGGGACAGACTGGTCAAGAAATCTGGAGTCCAGTTGCTCTGTGGAAAACGTAACTGTAGCAGTCCATGAGTCAGAAGAAAGTAATGTGGTGCTAGGAGGTCACGGCCCTGCTGCAGTTCCCAGGACTGAGG GTTTAGATTCTGAATGCCGACACACAGCTTGTCCAGTAAGTCCCCAGATCGGTAGCATGTTATCTGCTCCTGAAGACACGCACAACTGTCACTTCCAAGACGGAAATAAGAGACAGTCAGAATATTTTAATACCCAGGAACGCCATGGATGCTGTGCTTTGTCTTCAAGCAGCAATTCACAAACAGTGGCTCCAGAGAAAGTGACGCTTGTGGTAGATGGCACTCGCTTTGCAGTGAACCCACAGATTTTCACTGCTCACCCTGATACTATGCTGGGAAG AATGTTTGGACCAGGAAGAGAATATAATTTCACCAGGCCAAATGAAAAGGGAGAATATGAAATTGCAGAAGGAATTAGCTCAGCTGTGTTCCGGACTGTGCTG GATTATTACAAAACCGGAATCATTAACTGCCCTGATGGGATTTCCATCCCAGACCTTCGAGACACGTGTGATTACCTCTGTATAAACTTTGATTTCAACACAATCAAATGTCAAGATTTAA GTGCTCTGTTACATGAGCTCTCCAATGACGGTGCTCACAAGCAGTTTGATAGCTACTTGGAGGAGCTAATTCTGCCTATAATGGTGGATAGCGCAAGGAAAGGGGAACGTGAATGCCATATTGTCGTGCTGACAGATGAAGACACCGTGGACTGGGACGAAGATCATCCACCTCCAATGGGAGAGGAGTACTCGCAAA tcCTTTACAGTTCCAAGCTGTACAGATTCTTCAAGTACATTGAGAACCGTGATGTTGCAAAAGCTGTATTAAAGGAACGGGGCCTGAAAAATATTCGCATTGGCATTGAAG GATATCCCACCTGtaaagagaaggtgaagaggaggCCTGGTGGCCGGTCAGAAGTGATATACAACTATGTTCAACGGCCATTCATCCAGATGtcatgggaaaaggaagagggcaAAAGCCGTCACGTTGATTTCCAGTGCGTTCGGAGCAAATCTCTAACAAACCTGGTCGCTGTGGGTGATGACGTTTCAGAGGACCATGAGGTTATAATGCATCACCCCCCACAAGTAGATGAACTCGACAGGCTAAACGCACCCTTCTCCCAAATGGCTGTTAACGATCTACCAGATTAG